The Chloroflexota bacterium genome contains the following window.
AGCCGCGCAGCAAGGAGTTGCCTTGCGGACGCGAACAGTGACCGGCCATGCCGCCGACCGGCTTATCGAGTTCGCCCGCGATGCCGCCGTCGACTTGATCGTCGTGGGGCACCGCGGGCATGCCAATCCCTGGCACCATTTGATCGGCAGCACCGCCGACCGGCTCGTCGACCACGCCCCTTGCTGCGTCCTGGTCGAGCGACTGCCGGCGGAAGTCACCACCGCCAGAGGCTCGTAGCTTTGGGGACGCACGGTTCCTCCGAGTCGAAAGCTTCGTGAGTAGCCGACAGTGACTTCGTCGCGAGAGTCGCACGGGACTTCTTTCGACTGCGCATAAC
Protein-coding sequences here:
- a CDS encoding universal stress protein codes for the protein MFRKILVGLDGSDTSWAAFHRALDIAQAHGAELWVLSVEDHLPHFPGTIDEVQEEEERENSYFREVQQTAREAAAQQGVALRTRTVTGHAADRLIEFARDAAVDLIVVGHRGHANPWHHLIGSTADRLVDHAPCCVLVERLPAEVTTARGS